Below is a genomic region from Candidatus Neomarinimicrobiota bacterium.
ACTTAGTGAAATCGAATTGAACATTAGAACTAAAGACACTCTGTTCGGTGATCTGGAAAAAGTAAGAAGTGAGACTCTTGAGTTAGTGGAGCAAATACCCGAGAGTTTTCTCTTTAACCCGCCAAAACCGTTTATGGGCCCAATCATCTGGGACCTGGCGCATATTGCCAAATTTGAAGAAATATGGATATTGAAAAATGCCGCAGGCTTGGATGAAAAAAGTATTCTGCCAGATGATGATTACAACGCCATAAAAACTCCGAGAAAGATCAGAGAAGAGCTGACACTGCCATCGTTTACAGAATCTCTGGAGTATATGTCTTATACCAGAAAAAAAGTATTCGATTTTCTTGACAGCGCGACGCTTGACGGTGATGATAGATTGCTCAAGAATGGCTATGTCTTCGACTTGGCGATTCAGCACGAATATCAGCATCAGGAGACTATCTTGCAATCGCTTGCGCTGTTCGATTCGCCGCCTTTTGAATGTCCCAAGCCTAAGCCACAGAACGAAACAGCATTGGTAGAAAGAATGCTGTTGATTCCGGCGGGTGATTTCGTTTTGGGGACGGATAATCCTCATTTCGCTTACGATAATGAACTTCCGGCTCATGAAACTTATTTAGATGAATTTCTTATGGATTCCACGCCCGTAACGAACGAACGGTATCTGAATTTTATTGAAAGCGACGGTTACAACCGGGAGGAATTCTGGTCGGAGAAAGGTATGAAATGGAAATCTGAAGAGAATGCCGAATCTCCATTATACTGGTATATGGAAAACGGGACATGGTTCAGGAGAGTATTCGATAAAGTAATGAAAATTCCCCCGAGGGAACCTGTAATTCACGTGTCCTACTTCGAAGCTGAAGCGTTTGCCAATTTCGAGGGGAAGAGACTTCCCACAGAACAGGAGTGGGAAAAAGCCTGCTGTTGGAATCCGGATTCCGGCGAAACATATTCTTACCCCTGGGGAGAAGAGGAGCCTGACAACGATAAAGCAAATATCGGTAAAGAAAGATGGTGTCCTGCTCCCGTAGGCAGCTATGAAAATTCAACCTCTCCGTCAGGATGTCATCAAATGTTAGGCGATGTGTACGAATGGACGTCATCTTCGTTTCTTCCTTACGATGGATTTGAAGCATTTCCGTATGAAGAGTATTCGGCAGTTAATTTTGGAGAAGAATATAAGGTACTCAGGGGAGCGTCATGGGCTACTTCGACAAAAGTGGCAAGAGCATCATTCAGAAATTGGGATTATCCCCAGCGGAGGCAGCTGTTTTCAGGATTCAGATGCGCTATGGATTCGGATAAAACTTGATATGTGCAGAATAGCGGCATATATGGGAGAAGAAATAAAGTTAGAGGATTTAGTGCTGAAATTTCCTCATAACCTAATTGTTCAAAGTTATGCCTCCAAAGAGCTGCTATCGGGTAACGTGAATCTTGATGGGTTCGGATGCGGCTGGTATAATCGAAAGGTAGAGAGCAATCCCGCACAATACGCAACTTTATTGCCTTTGTGGTCAGATAATCGTTTTCCCACTATCGCAAAAGCGGTAACCTCAAGTGTCATTATTGCCGCCGTCAGAAATGCAACGCCGCCATTTCCAAATGAACTATCCGCCGTTCAACCGTATGCTTCCGGAAAGTATATGTTTGTTCACAACGGGTTTATCAAAGTTTATGATAAGTTCAGACGAAAGATGGAAAACGACCTTCCTGAGGATTACTTCAACAGGATACCGAATAGAACGGACAGCGCAATTATATTCTCTGTTTTTATGTGGAAATTATCAGATGTTCAAGAAAGTGAGTCACCGGTACGGGAGGCATTATTAAAAACGCTTGAATGGCTAAAGGATTATAGTTCTGATTCTGATTTTACTTCAAATCTGAACATTGGAATTTCCGATGGAGAAAATCTTACGTTTATTCGTCACGAAATAAAAGGTGCGTGTAATTCGTTATATTATAATTCGTCGCATAAAAATTTCCCAAATGGGGTTTTTATCGCGTCTGAGGCGCTTGACGACGATACCGGCTGGAAAACGGTCCCCGAAAACAGTATGATTGAAATTATACTTGGAGAAGAACCAAAATTGAGTGATTTGAAATGAGTCTATCTGTTAACTTAATAGAACGTTTAGTTGTTTCAGACCCGTTTGACGATATGTGGAGAGAGGTCAAGAACGGTCTCACCTCAATCCCGAAGATGCTGAATCCGAAATATTTTTACGATGAAAGAGGCTCGCAACTCTTTGACGATATTACAAGGCTGCCTGAGTATTATCCTACAAGGACAGAGACAGCAATACTTCGCTCTGAATCTGAAAATCTCATAGAGAAGTATCGTCCCGAAGCGCTATTCGAGCTTGGGAGCGGCTCTGCTACCAAAACACAAATATTGCTCGATGAGATGGAGAGGAAAGGGTTATTAAAGGGGATAGGCTTATTTGATATAAACGAAGAATTTCTTGGTCAAAGCGCGACCGGATTTCAAGAGAAGTATCCGCAGTCAACGGTTCGAGGTTACGTAGGTGATTTCACTAAGGAATTCAGATTTGAGGGATTAGGTTTTTTCCCCACTCTCTATATTTTTCTGGGTTCTACAATAGGAAATATGAGTCAGATAGAAAGCGAAAAATTCCTCGGCAGAGTTGCGGATAAAATGGGTGATGACGACCTGTTTTTACTTGGTGTGGATTTGATAAAAGACGAAAATATATTGCACGCCGCATATAATGACTCGCAAGCTGTTACCGCTGAGTTTAACAAAAATATACTATCGGTCATTAATAAAAAATTAAACGGTGATTTTAATCCAAACCTGTTTGAGCATGAAGCTATATACAATTCGGATGAGGGAAGAATCGAGATGTATCTTGTGTCATTGGTGGAGCAAGAAATAAATCTTCAGGGAATTGACCTGAAAGTGAATCTGTCAACAGGCGAAAAAATCTGTACCGAGATCAGTAGAAAATACACCCGTGAAAAAGTTGAGTCACTGCTTAATTCCGCCGGGATGGAGATAGCGGAATGGCTGACGGATGAAAAATCCTTTTTCGCTGTCGCGCTTGCCCGGCTTGGTTCTGCTTGAGCGATAATTAACTTTATCTCAACAGCTCTTCCAAGTTTGTACTGCTATTAGTTTTCTCATCGCGATATTTTATAATGACGGGAGAGTATATTGAAATATCATGTTTCTCTGCGAATTTTCCATCTTTCCTGCGTGTTCCCGGAACAACGACAGCGTTTTTCGGAATTTCAATTATACCTTCCGCATTCAGTGAAATAACGTTTTCGTTCACAAGGTCGTATATTTTCGTACCTGAAGTCAGTATTGTTCCTGAGGCAATAACAGCGCCCGAGCGAACTATGGTACCCTCGTAGATTCCAGTGTTTCCGCCGAGAAGGACGTTATCCTCAATTATAACAGGCAAACTGCCGACAGGCTCAAGTACGCCTCCGACCTGTGTGGCCGCGCTGATATGGACGTTCATTCCTACCTGAGCGCATGAGCCCACAAGAGCGTGCGAATCTATCATCGTATCTTCATCAACGTAAGCGCCGACGTTCACATATGCGGGAGGCATAATAACGACCCCTTTTGCAACATAGGCACCTTCCCTGATTGAGGTTCCCCCCGGAACTATGCGGATTTCGTCGTCAACTGATATATTTTTTAAGGGGTAAGTATCTTTGTCAAAATAGCGAAAACTCTTGTTCAGAGAATAGTCAATTAATTTTCCAAGGCTGAATCCTAATAATATCCCTTTTTTTACCCAGATATTGACTTTCCATTCACCATTAATAGGTTCTGCCGCGCGGATTTTTCCTTGTCCGAGCAGATCCCTGAATTCTATAAAAGTATCAATCGCATCTTGGGGATAATCTGAAGATTTCAACTTTGAAAGATGTTCGATCTTTTCCCTGAGATCACCTGTCATATTAAATAAGTCCTGACGATTTGAGAATTTCATCCATTTTATCTTTGCTGTTTTTTTCTAATGAAAGCATAGGAAGTCTGTATGTTTCGGCGATCATTCCCATCTTAGAGAGCGCGTATTTAACAGGAATAGGGTTGCTCTCTATGAAGTTTGCATCCATCAGAGGAAGCATCTTTTCTCTCAGATTTTGCGCTCGATCTAAATCTCCGGCGAGCGCAGAACTTACCAATTCAGCCATATCAGAAGGCATCTCATTTGCAACTACAGAGATAACACCGATTCCTCCCAGTGCAATTATTGATAGTGTTAACGCATCGTCGCCGGATAGAACTACTTCATTCGGCGGCTTACTGTCCAACAATTTTTCTATCTGCTTCAAGTCACCGGAAGCTTCTTTGATCCCTACAATACCGGTTAGTTCAAAGAGGCGAACTACCGTTTCCGGCAAAATGTTCGAGCCTGTCCTGCCCGGGACATTATAAATGATTATCGGTATATCCACTTCCTCGCCGACAGCTTCAAAATGCCTGTAAAATCCTTCCTGTGTCGGTTTATTATAGTAAGGTCCTACAATCAG
It encodes:
- a CDS encoding ergothioneine biosynthesis protein EgtB, which codes for MNIRTKDTLFGDLEKVRSETLELVEQIPESFLFNPPKPFMGPIIWDLAHIAKFEEIWILKNAAGLDEKSILPDDDYNAIKTPRKIREELTLPSFTESLEYMSYTRKKVFDFLDSATLDGDDRLLKNGYVFDLAIQHEYQHQETILQSLALFDSPPFECPKPKPQNETALVERMLLIPAGDFVLGTDNPHFAYDNELPAHETYLDEFLMDSTPVTNERYLNFIESDGYNREEFWSEKGMKWKSEENAESPLYWYMENGTWFRRVFDKVMKIPPREPVIHVSYFEAEAFANFEGKRLPTEQEWEKACCWNPDSGETYSYPWGEEEPDNDKANIGKERWCPAPVGSYENSTSPSGCHQMLGDVYEWTSSSFLPYDGFEAFPYEEYSAVNFGEEYKVLRGASWATSTKVARASFRNWDYPQRRQLFSGFRCAMDSDKT
- a CDS encoding class II glutamine amidotransferase, translated to MCRIAAYMGEEIKLEDLVLKFPHNLIVQSYASKELLSGNVNLDGFGCGWYNRKVESNPAQYATLLPLWSDNRFPTIAKAVTSSVIIAAVRNATPPFPNELSAVQPYASGKYMFVHNGFIKVYDKFRRKMENDLPEDYFNRIPNRTDSAIIFSVFMWKLSDVQESESPVREALLKTLEWLKDYSSDSDFTSNLNIGISDGENLTFIRHEIKGACNSLYYNSSHKNFPNGVFIASEALDDDTGWKTVPENSMIEIILGEEPKLSDLK
- the egtD gene encoding L-histidine N(alpha)-methyltransferase, with the protein product MSLSVNLIERLVVSDPFDDMWREVKNGLTSIPKMLNPKYFYDERGSQLFDDITRLPEYYPTRTETAILRSESENLIEKYRPEALFELGSGSATKTQILLDEMERKGLLKGIGLFDINEEFLGQSATGFQEKYPQSTVRGYVGDFTKEFRFEGLGFFPTLYIFLGSTIGNMSQIESEKFLGRVADKMGDDDLFLLGVDLIKDENILHAAYNDSQAVTAEFNKNILSVINKKLNGDFNPNLFEHEAIYNSDEGRIEMYLVSLVEQEINLQGIDLKVNLSTGEKICTEISRKYTREKVESLLNSAGMEIAEWLTDEKSFFAVALARLGSA
- a CDS encoding 2,3,4,5-tetrahydropyridine-2,6-dicarboxylate N-succinyltransferase, translating into MTGDLREKIEHLSKLKSSDYPQDAIDTFIEFRDLLGQGKIRAAEPINGEWKVNIWVKKGILLGFSLGKLIDYSLNKSFRYFDKDTYPLKNISVDDEIRIVPGGTSIREGAYVAKGVVIMPPAYVNVGAYVDEDTMIDSHALVGSCAQVGMNVHISAATQVGGVLEPVGSLPVIIEDNVLLGGNTGIYEGTIVRSGAVIASGTILTSGTKIYDLVNENVISLNAEGIIEIPKNAVVVPGTRRKDGKFAEKHDISIYSPVIIKYRDEKTNSSTNLEELLR
- a CDS encoding 4-hydroxy-tetrahydrodipicolinate synthase → MDIKKLYGSIVALVTPFDDNGAIDFSAFDGLIEFHLRNGTSSILISGTTGEGPTITNDELATMLSRARAIAGDEYPLIAGTGTNSTLSTIQRTKLAEESGADFALIVGPYYNKPTQEGFYRHFEAVGEEVDIPIIIYNVPGRTGSNILPETVVRLFELTGIVGIKEASGDLKQIEKLLDSKPPNEVVLSGDDALTLSIIALGGIGVISVVANEMPSDMAELVSSALAGDLDRAQNLREKMLPLMDANFIESNPIPVKYALSKMGMIAETYRLPMLSLEKNSKDKMDEILKSSGLI